A DNA window from Streptomyces canus contains the following coding sequences:
- a CDS encoding SDR family oxidoreductase, whose translation MTSQLPELSGKVALITGASRGIGYGVAEALVARGDRVVITGRTEDTLKEAVEQLGAERAVYVAGKAHDEAHQAAAVERAMEAFGRVDYLVNNAGTNPVFGPIADLDLNVARKVFETNVISALGFAQKTWHAWQKDNGGAIVNIASVAGLAPSPFIAAYGVSKAALINLTQQLAHEFAPGVRVNAIAPAVVKTKFASALYEGREAEAAASYPLARLGVPSDIGGAAAFLTSAQSDWVTGQTLVVDGGIFLNAGVG comes from the coding sequence ATGACTTCGCAACTCCCCGAGCTTTCGGGCAAGGTCGCGCTCATCACGGGCGCCAGCCGCGGCATCGGCTACGGCGTCGCCGAGGCGCTCGTCGCACGCGGTGACCGGGTGGTCATCACCGGCCGCACCGAGGACACCCTCAAGGAGGCCGTCGAGCAGCTCGGCGCCGAGCGTGCCGTCTACGTGGCGGGCAAGGCGCACGACGAGGCGCACCAGGCCGCCGCCGTCGAGCGCGCCATGGAGGCCTTCGGGCGCGTCGACTACCTGGTCAACAACGCCGGCACCAATCCGGTGTTCGGGCCGATCGCCGACCTCGACCTGAATGTGGCGCGCAAGGTCTTCGAGACCAATGTGATCTCCGCGCTCGGCTTCGCCCAGAAGACCTGGCACGCCTGGCAGAAGGACAACGGCGGCGCGATCGTCAACATCGCCTCCGTCGCGGGCCTCGCGCCCTCGCCCTTCATCGCCGCGTACGGCGTCAGCAAGGCCGCGCTGATCAACCTCACCCAGCAGCTCGCGCACGAGTTCGCGCCCGGGGTGCGGGTCAACGCGATCGCCCCCGCCGTCGTGAAGACCAAGTTCGCGTCGGCGCTGTACGAGGGCCGGGAGGCGGAGGCCGCCGCGTCCTACCCGCTGGCCCGGCTCGGCGTGCCCTCCGACATCGGCGGCGCCGCGGCCTTCCTCACCTCGGCGCAGTCCGACTGGGTCACCGGCCAGACGCTCGTCGTCGACGGCGGCATCTTCCTCAACGCCGGAGTGGGCTGA
- the fabG gene encoding 3-oxoacyl-ACP reductase FabG — protein sequence MSTTEQRVAVVTGAARGIGAATAVRLAAEGRAVAVVDLDEAACKDTVEKITAAGGRAIAVGADVSDEAQVQAAIARVAEELGAPTILVNNAGVLRDNLLFKMSVSDWDTVLNVHLKGSFLVTKAIQKHMVDAGFGRIVNLSSSSALGNRGQANYSAAKAGLQGFTKTLAIELGKFGITANAVAPGFIATDMTAATAERVGMGFEEFKAAAATQIPVARVGEPDDIANAIAFFTGEAAGFVSGQVLYVAGGPLD from the coding sequence ATGTCCACCACAGAGCAGCGGGTAGCCGTGGTCACGGGTGCCGCGCGCGGCATCGGCGCCGCCACCGCCGTACGACTGGCGGCCGAGGGTCGCGCGGTCGCCGTGGTCGATCTCGACGAGGCCGCCTGCAAGGACACCGTGGAGAAGATCACCGCGGCCGGCGGTCGGGCGATCGCGGTCGGCGCGGACGTCTCCGACGAGGCCCAGGTGCAGGCCGCCATCGCGCGCGTGGCCGAGGAGCTCGGGGCGCCGACGATCCTCGTGAACAACGCGGGCGTGCTGCGCGACAACCTGCTCTTCAAGATGAGCGTCTCCGACTGGGACACCGTCCTGAACGTGCACCTCAAGGGCTCGTTCCTGGTCACCAAGGCCATCCAGAAGCACATGGTGGACGCGGGCTTCGGCCGGATCGTCAACCTGTCCTCGTCCTCCGCCCTCGGCAACCGCGGCCAGGCCAACTACTCCGCCGCCAAGGCCGGTCTCCAGGGCTTCACCAAGACGCTCGCCATCGAGCTCGGCAAGTTCGGCATCACCGCCAACGCCGTCGCCCCCGGCTTCATCGCCACCGACATGACCGCCGCGACCGCCGAGCGCGTCGGCATGGGCTTCGAGGAGTTCAAGGCCGCGGCCGCCACCCAGATCCCGGTCGCGCGCGTGGGCGAGCCCGACGACATCGCCAACGCCATCGCCTTCTTCACGGGCGAGGCGGCCGGATTCGTCTCCGGCCAGGTGCTGTACGTCGCCGGCGGACCGCTCGACTAG
- a CDS encoding DUF3037 domain-containing protein yields the protein MTERHIIRGGRTDDREVFEYALLRVVPRVERGECINAGVLVYCRAKAYVGVRTHLDEARLRALDPDADVAGVRAALRAVEGVCAGGEGAGQAARDDAGRRFRWLIAPRSTVVQPGPVHTGLTTDPAAEPERLLDLLVR from the coding sequence GTGACCGAGCGCCACATCATCAGGGGCGGCCGCACCGACGACCGCGAGGTCTTCGAGTACGCCCTGCTGCGGGTCGTACCCCGCGTCGAGCGGGGCGAGTGCATCAACGCGGGGGTGCTCGTCTACTGCCGCGCCAAGGCCTACGTCGGCGTGCGCACCCACCTCGACGAGGCCCGGCTGCGGGCGCTCGACCCGGACGCGGACGTGGCCGGTGTCCGGGCGGCGCTCCGCGCCGTCGAGGGGGTCTGTGCCGGCGGTGAGGGGGCCGGGCAGGCCGCCCGCGACGACGCCGGACGGCGCTTCCGCTGGCTGATCGCGCCCCGCTCCACCGTCGTCCAGCCGGGCCCCGTGCACACCGGGCTCACCACCGATCCGGCCGCCGAACCGGAGCGTCTGCTCGATCTGCTGGTCAGGTAA
- a CDS encoding HipA family kinase, whose protein sequence is MLKEAIVTRYITPLREGGSLPGLVEADDRGTYVIKFTGAGQGRKTLVAEVVAGELARRLGFRVPRLVTLDLDPDLGLGEPDERVQELLKSSGGTNLGMDFLSGALGFDPLAFPVGPEEAGRIIWFDALVNNVDRSWRNPNLLWWRGEVWLIDHGATMIWQHNWPGAEKSAARPYDASDHVLKPFAPDVAAAAAELGPRVTEDLLAEVTAEIPDAWLAGEPGFESPDELRRTYARPLLARKAVVHERIEGIQ, encoded by the coding sequence ATGCTCAAGGAAGCCATCGTGACCCGCTACATCACGCCCCTGCGTGAGGGCGGCTCGCTGCCGGGGCTCGTCGAGGCCGACGACCGCGGGACGTACGTCATCAAGTTCACCGGCGCAGGTCAGGGCCGTAAGACGCTGGTCGCCGAGGTGGTGGCCGGGGAGCTCGCCCGCAGGCTCGGCTTCCGGGTGCCGCGGCTCGTGACGCTCGACCTCGACCCGGACCTGGGGCTCGGTGAGCCCGACGAGCGGGTGCAGGAACTGCTGAAGTCCAGCGGCGGCACCAACCTCGGCATGGACTTCCTCTCCGGAGCGCTCGGCTTCGACCCGCTGGCCTTCCCGGTCGGCCCGGAGGAGGCCGGCCGGATCATCTGGTTCGACGCGCTGGTCAACAACGTCGACCGCTCCTGGCGGAACCCCAACCTGCTGTGGTGGCGGGGCGAGGTGTGGCTCATCGACCACGGCGCGACCATGATCTGGCAGCACAACTGGCCCGGCGCCGAGAAGTCCGCCGCCCGTCCCTACGACGCCTCGGACCACGTCCTGAAGCCCTTCGCACCGGATGTCGCCGCGGCCGCGGCCGAACTGGGCCCCCGGGTCACCGAGGACCTCCTCGCCGAGGTCACCGCCGAGATCCCCGACGCCTGGCTGGCCGGCGAGCCCGGCTTCGAGTCGCCGGACGAACTCCGGCGGACCTACGCACGGCCGCTGCTCGCGCGCAAGGCCGTCGTCCACGAGCGGATCGAGGGGATCCAGTGA
- a CDS encoding Rieske (2Fe-2S) protein has product MASESIHPASAPSRRVVVAAVGAAGLALTLNACGSEDDSSSSSDAAAAGSVLAKTSDIPEGGGKIFKDSGVVVTQPTAGEFKAFSSKCTHQGCAVTGITNGVITCPCHKSEFSVTDGSVKKGPATQPLPEEKITVSGDSISLA; this is encoded by the coding sequence ATGGCCAGCGAATCGATTCATCCCGCATCGGCCCCCAGTCGCCGGGTCGTCGTGGCGGCGGTCGGCGCGGCAGGACTCGCTCTCACCCTGAACGCGTGCGGGTCGGAGGACGACTCCTCCTCGTCGTCGGACGCTGCCGCCGCCGGCAGCGTCCTCGCGAAGACCTCGGACATCCCCGAGGGCGGCGGCAAGATCTTCAAGGACTCGGGCGTGGTGGTCACCCAGCCCACGGCGGGCGAGTTCAAGGCGTTCTCGTCGAAGTGCACCCACCAGGGGTGTGCGGTGACGGGCATCACCAACGGGGTCATCACCTGTCCGTGCCACAAGAGCGAGTTCTCGGTGACCGACGGCAGCGTGAAGAAGGGGCCGGCGACCCAGCCGCTGCCCGAGGAGAAGATCACCGTCAGCGGCGACTCGATCTCGCTCGCATGA
- a CDS encoding cysteine hydrolase family protein, which yields MASYEQLSELLAPETTVLLTVECQQGVVGPESALPELARDARASGALANVARLVAAAHANGVQVIHAIAERRPDGRGANRNARLFRAAERLPVQQLSGTTAVRVAAPIEVSEEDLVIRRLHGLSPIQGTEVDALLRNLGCRTLVVTGVSANVAVPNAVFDAVNRGYTAVVVTDAIAGVPSDYTPAMIRHTLALVATLATTDEMLSCLARPRRPGRV from the coding sequence GTGGCGTCGTACGAACAACTCAGCGAACTCCTCGCTCCCGAGACCACTGTCCTGCTCACGGTCGAGTGCCAGCAGGGCGTCGTCGGACCGGAGAGCGCGCTGCCCGAACTCGCCCGTGACGCAAGGGCCTCGGGTGCCCTCGCCAACGTCGCCCGGCTGGTCGCCGCCGCGCACGCGAACGGGGTCCAGGTGATCCACGCGATCGCCGAACGCCGTCCGGACGGGCGTGGCGCCAACCGCAACGCCCGCCTCTTCCGTGCCGCCGAACGCCTGCCCGTCCAGCAGCTGTCCGGGACCACCGCGGTGCGGGTGGCGGCCCCGATCGAGGTGAGCGAGGAGGACCTCGTCATACGACGGCTGCACGGTCTGTCGCCGATCCAGGGCACCGAGGTCGACGCGCTCCTGCGCAACCTCGGCTGCCGCACGCTGGTGGTGACCGGAGTCTCCGCCAACGTGGCTGTCCCCAACGCCGTGTTCGACGCCGTGAACCGCGGCTACACCGCCGTGGTGGTGACGGACGCCATCGCCGGGGTGCCCTCCGACTACACCCCGGCGATGATCCGTCACACGCTCGCCCTCGTGGCCACCCTCGCCACCACGGACGAAATGCTGTCCTGTCTGGCTCGACCCCGCCGCCCCGGGCGCGTCTGA
- a CDS encoding pyridoxamine 5'-phosphate oxidase family protein produces MTVTQRRGRKIMMTPGELDEFLTSQRTCRVATVSADGAPHVSTLWFAWDGTSVWLYSVVRSKRWTDLRRDPRVAIVVDTGEEYDELQGVELSGTVDFVGEAPRTGELCAELDVPETLFARKNFRLEEMPHDGRHAWIRLTPEKIVSWDFRKLGPA; encoded by the coding sequence ATGACCGTCACTCAGCGCCGTGGCCGGAAGATCATGATGACGCCGGGCGAGCTGGACGAGTTCCTGACCAGCCAGCGCACCTGCCGGGTCGCCACCGTCTCCGCCGACGGCGCTCCGCATGTGAGCACGCTCTGGTTCGCCTGGGACGGCACCTCGGTGTGGCTGTACTCCGTCGTGCGCAGCAAGCGCTGGACCGATCTGCGCCGCGATCCACGGGTCGCGATCGTGGTCGACACGGGTGAGGAGTACGACGAGCTGCAGGGCGTGGAGTTGTCCGGGACGGTGGACTTCGTGGGCGAGGCTCCGCGCACCGGAGAGCTGTGCGCGGAACTCGACGTCCCGGAGACGCTGTTCGCCCGCAAGAACTTCCGCCTGGAGGAGATGCCGCACGACGGTCGGCACGCCTGGATACGGCTGACCCCCGAGAAGATCGTCTCCTGGGACTTCCGCAAGCTGGGCCCGGCGTAG
- a CDS encoding LysR family transcriptional regulator: MLNLERLRTLDALARHGSVSGAAEGLHITTSAVSQQMSKLEREVGQQLLAKNGRGVRLTDAGRLLADHAARILSQVELAQADLEAQRGQVVGELRLAAFPTAARGLFPAAIAGLHSAHPGLRISSREMEPEPAILAVIRGDYDLAVVLDWYNKPLPVPDGLVKASIVDDTADVAMPATHRHAHRSEVDLEDFADDDWVTWGESEFCHEWLLHTLRSKGIEPRVAHCAEEHPTQLALVGAGLGVCVAPRLGRGPIPEGVRTVPVRQSVSRHIYAVWRADADRRPSIRAAVEALKSAAGKAV; encoded by the coding sequence ATGTTGAACCTGGAACGCCTGCGCACCCTCGACGCCCTCGCCCGGCACGGCTCGGTGAGCGGCGCCGCCGAGGGCCTGCACATCACGACCTCGGCCGTCTCGCAGCAGATGTCCAAGCTGGAGCGTGAGGTCGGCCAGCAGCTCCTCGCCAAGAACGGCCGGGGGGTGCGGCTCACCGACGCCGGTCGGCTCCTCGCCGACCACGCGGCACGCATCCTGTCCCAGGTGGAACTCGCCCAGGCCGACCTGGAGGCCCAACGCGGCCAGGTGGTGGGGGAGTTGAGGCTCGCGGCGTTCCCAACCGCCGCACGCGGGCTGTTCCCGGCCGCGATCGCGGGCCTGCACTCGGCGCATCCGGGCCTGCGGATCAGCTCGCGCGAGATGGAGCCGGAACCCGCGATCCTCGCTGTGATCCGCGGTGACTACGACCTCGCGGTCGTCTTGGACTGGTACAACAAGCCGCTGCCCGTGCCCGACGGGCTGGTGAAGGCCTCGATCGTCGACGACACGGCCGACGTGGCGATGCCCGCCACCCACCGACACGCGCACCGGAGCGAGGTCGACCTGGAGGACTTCGCCGACGACGACTGGGTCACCTGGGGCGAGAGCGAGTTCTGTCACGAGTGGCTGCTGCACACCCTCCGCTCCAAGGGCATCGAACCCCGCGTCGCGCACTGCGCGGAGGAGCATCCGACCCAACTCGCCCTGGTCGGCGCCGGACTCGGCGTGTGCGTGGCGCCCCGGCTCGGGCGCGGGCCGATCCCGGAGGGCGTGCGGACCGTGCCCGTACGGCAGTCGGTCAGCCGGCACATCTACGCCGTGTGGCGCGCGGACGCCGACCGCCGCCCGTCGATCCGGGCGGCGGTCGAGGCGCTGAAGTCGGCGGCAGGGAAGGCCGTTTGA
- a CDS encoding DMT family transporter produces the protein MTTATVPEAPPRTTRRPALDWRLRFGVLSLIWGFSFLLIKVGTEGYAPFQVTLGRLVFGTLVLAVAMTVRRERLPRGVRTWGHLAVAGFLLNALPFSLFAYAELTIPSTLAGICNATSPLWGMVLSVVALSEDRPTRVRVAGLGLGFLGVLTVLGAWQGFSGLDGRGTAMALLASFSYPIGWIYVRRTLAGVGYSHTSLMGAQLLLATIQLAAVTSLFSGIPTHVDVLPLLAIAALGALGTGLALLVQYGLVAEVGPTTAQMVTYFIPVIATGAGVAVLGESLSWSTPVGAVIVLAGAALSQVRRGA, from the coding sequence ATGACCACCGCGACCGTCCCCGAAGCCCCGCCGCGGACCACCCGCCGCCCCGCCCTCGACTGGCGGCTGCGCTTCGGCGTGCTCTCGCTGATCTGGGGATTCAGCTTTCTGCTCATCAAGGTGGGCACCGAGGGGTACGCGCCCTTCCAGGTCACGCTCGGGCGACTGGTGTTCGGGACGCTGGTGCTCGCGGTGGCGATGACGGTGCGGCGGGAGCGGCTCCCTCGCGGGGTGCGGACGTGGGGCCATCTGGCGGTCGCGGGCTTCCTGCTCAACGCACTGCCGTTCTCGCTCTTCGCGTACGCGGAGTTGACGATCCCGTCCACGCTGGCGGGGATCTGCAACGCGACCTCGCCGCTGTGGGGGATGGTTCTGTCCGTCGTCGCGCTGTCCGAGGACCGGCCCACGCGCGTGCGGGTCGCCGGGCTCGGGCTCGGTTTTCTGGGGGTGCTGACGGTTCTCGGGGCCTGGCAGGGGTTCAGCGGGCTGGACGGCAGGGGGACGGCGATGGCCCTGCTGGCCTCGTTCAGCTATCCGATCGGGTGGATCTACGTTCGCCGGACTCTGGCCGGTGTGGGGTACTCCCACACATCCCTGATGGGGGCGCAGTTGCTGTTGGCCACGATTCAACTGGCGGCCGTCACTTCGCTGTTCTCCGGGATACCTACCCATGTCGACGTGCTGCCGCTGCTTGCGATCGCGGCGCTGGGCGCACTGGGGACGGGGCTGGCCCTGCTCGTTCAGTACGGGCTGGTCGCCGAAGTGGGGCCGACCACCGCGCAGATGGTCACGTACTTCATTCCGGTCATCGCCACGGGGGCGGGGGTCGCGGTGCTCGGCGAGTCGTTGAGCTGGTCGACGCCTGTGGGCGCGGTGATCGTACTCGCGGGGGCGGCACTGAGTCAGGTGCGACGAGGTGCCTGA
- a CDS encoding aminotransferase class I/II-fold pyridoxal phosphate-dependent enzyme, which translates to MLGEYRIEGRRASEIAASVESAVGAGELAPGQLLPPMRELAVELGVNPNTVAAAYRTLRERGVIETAGRRGSRVRAKPATTGRDYIRVEVPEGVRDVANGNPDPALLPPLAPAFAAAAEQGDREPVLYGEATVDPELARLTREALDADGVPQGPLAVASGSLDVVERVLAAHLKPGDTVAVEDPGWGSLLDLVPALGLRVAPVGVDDEGPRADDVRKALEAGARALIITDRAQNPTGASVTATRARALRAVLEDHPDILLIEDDHGHGIVDLPLHPLAGVTRHWAFVRSVAKAYGPDLRLAVLTGDEVTVDRVHGRHRLGPGWVSRITQRAVVHLWADGVLDTAEVAAAYRERRDRLIGALAQRGVEARGRSGLNVWIPVPDETGAVSRLLHAGWAVAPGARFRMSAPQGIRVTVSTLATTEVPHLADAIARALGPSPTRNHV; encoded by the coding sequence GTGCTAGGAGAATATCGGATCGAAGGCCGACGCGCATCGGAGATTGCGGCGAGCGTCGAGAGCGCGGTGGGTGCCGGAGAGTTGGCGCCGGGACAACTGCTGCCTCCCATGCGGGAGTTGGCGGTGGAGCTGGGGGTGAATCCCAATACGGTCGCGGCCGCCTACCGCACCCTGCGCGAGCGCGGGGTCATCGAGACCGCCGGGCGACGGGGCAGCCGAGTGCGGGCGAAGCCGGCCACCACGGGACGCGACTACATCCGGGTGGAGGTCCCGGAGGGCGTGCGGGACGTGGCGAACGGCAACCCGGACCCGGCGCTGCTGCCCCCGCTGGCGCCGGCCTTCGCCGCCGCCGCCGAACAGGGCGACCGGGAGCCGGTCCTGTACGGAGAGGCGACCGTGGACCCGGAGCTGGCGCGCCTGACGCGAGAGGCGCTGGATGCGGACGGCGTTCCGCAGGGCCCTCTCGCCGTCGCCTCCGGCTCCCTGGACGTGGTCGAGCGCGTCCTGGCCGCCCATCTCAAGCCGGGCGACACGGTCGCAGTGGAGGACCCCGGCTGGGGCAGCCTCCTCGACCTGGTCCCGGCACTGGGCCTGCGCGTCGCCCCGGTGGGTGTGGACGACGAGGGCCCGCGCGCCGATGACGTACGCAAGGCGCTGGAGGCGGGCGCCCGAGCCCTGATCATCACCGACCGGGCCCAGAACCCGACCGGCGCCTCGGTGACCGCCACGCGTGCGCGTGCCCTGCGAGCCGTCCTCGAGGATCACCCGGACATCCTCCTCATCGAGGACGACCACGGCCACGGCATCGTCGACCTGCCCCTGCACCCCCTGGCCGGAGTCACCCGCCACTGGGCCTTCGTCCGCTCGGTGGCCAAGGCCTACGGCCCCGATCTGCGCCTGGCGGTCCTCACCGGCGACGAGGTCACCGTCGACCGCGTCCACGGCCGCCACCGCCTGGGTCCCGGCTGGGTCAGCCGCATCACCCAGCGGGCGGTGGTGCACCTGTGGGCCGACGGCGTACTGGACACGGCGGAGGTGGCGGCGGCGTACCGCGAGCGCCGCGACCGGCTGATCGGCGCACTCGCGCAACGCGGAGTCGAGGCACGCGGCCGTAGCGGTCTCAACGTATGGATCCCGGTCCCGGACGAGACGGGCGCGGTGTCCCGCCTTCTGCACGCGGGTTGGGCGGTCGCCCCTGGCGCCCGCTTCAGAATGAGCGCACCGCAGGGGATCCGCGTGACCGTATCGACGTTGGCCACCACGGAGGTGCCCCACTTGGCGGACGCGATCGCGAGGGCCTTGGGCCCGTCCCCGACCCGGAATCACGTGTAA
- a CDS encoding pyridoxamine 5'-phosphate oxidase family protein yields the protein MQGTTATTPEPTAYAPTDRTVPTRSPNRASYDRELVHSILDEGYVCHLGFVRDGAPVVLPTLYGRVGERLYVHGSTGSRPLRMTGKADPGLPVCLTVTHVDALILARSAFHHSINYRSVVVHGLAYDVTDPEEMRLALDALVDHVVPGRALDSRPANKKELAATAVIRLDLDEVSAKLRTGGVNDEPEDLALPHWAGVVPLRKGYGTPVADAGLAPGTEVPDYLAVL from the coding sequence ATGCAGGGGACCACCGCGACCACGCCGGAGCCGACCGCCTACGCGCCGACCGACCGCACCGTCCCGACGCGCTCACCCAACCGGGCCTCGTACGACAGGGAACTGGTGCACTCGATACTCGACGAGGGCTACGTCTGCCACCTCGGCTTCGTCCGGGACGGCGCCCCGGTGGTCCTGCCCACGCTGTACGGCCGGGTGGGCGAGCGGCTCTACGTCCACGGCTCGACGGGTTCGCGCCCGCTGCGGATGACCGGCAAGGCCGACCCGGGACTGCCGGTCTGCTTGACGGTCACGCACGTCGACGCGCTGATCCTGGCCCGCTCCGCCTTTCACCACTCGATCAACTACCGGTCCGTGGTGGTGCACGGACTCGCGTACGACGTCACGGACCCCGAGGAGATGCGCCTCGCCCTCGACGCGCTGGTCGACCATGTGGTGCCGGGCCGCGCCCTCGACTCCCGCCCCGCCAACAAGAAGGAACTGGCCGCCACCGCCGTCATCCGCCTCGACCTCGACGAGGTCTCCGCCAAGCTCCGCACCGGCGGGGTCAACGACGAGCCCGAGGACCTCGCCCTCCCCCACTGGGCCGGTGTGGTCCCGCTGCGCAAGGGCTACGGCACCCCGGTCGCCGACGCCGGCCTGGCCCCCGGCACCGAGGTCCCGGACTACCTGGCAGTGCTGTGA
- a CDS encoding FMN-binding negative transcriptional regulator — protein sequence MLIHPWDAARDDAEWQQWLSVHDFGQLAVNGPAGEPPYVQPLHFAYDPSRGEALTHLARPNPLWGALEASPDVVLSVVDDYAYVPGPWQADPDVPSEHGTPTSFYAAVQLRCRAHVVDDPAEKAVLLNHQVRHFQPEGGTARVAADEVPFGRQLSGIRGLRLEVTGVRAKFKYAGKRTAQVQDRIADRLADRGGPGDAAAREHLLRRQRA from the coding sequence ATGCTGATCCATCCCTGGGACGCGGCCCGCGACGACGCCGAGTGGCAGCAGTGGCTTTCCGTCCACGACTTCGGGCAGCTCGCCGTCAACGGTCCCGCGGGCGAGCCCCCGTACGTCCAGCCGCTGCATTTCGCCTACGACCCCTCGCGGGGCGAGGCCCTGACACACCTCGCGCGGCCCAACCCGCTGTGGGGCGCACTGGAGGCGAGCCCGGACGTCGTGCTGAGCGTGGTCGACGACTACGCGTACGTCCCGGGTCCGTGGCAGGCCGACCCGGACGTACCGTCCGAACACGGCACGCCCACGAGCTTCTACGCGGCGGTCCAACTGCGGTGCCGGGCCCATGTGGTGGACGACCCGGCCGAGAAGGCCGTGCTCCTGAACCACCAGGTCCGTCACTTCCAGCCGGAGGGCGGCACCGCGCGGGTGGCGGCGGACGAGGTGCCGTTCGGGAGGCAGCTGTCGGGGATTCGCGGGCTGCGGCTCGAAGTGACCGGTGTGCGGGCGAAGTTCAAGTACGCCGGCAAGCGGACGGCTCAGGTGCAGGACCGGATCGCGGACAGGCTGGCGGACCGGGGCGGCCCCGGGGACGCGGCGGCGCGCGAGCATCTGCTGCGGCGGCAGCGGGCCTGA
- a CDS encoding DMT family transporter, with translation MSHASSGLPVGRGLIYLIVAGTTWGTAGAVASLTYRTSDLGPVSLSFWRCAAGLAVLLAVRLVRPRARTAVSEPLGRRALRVGASGVGLAVFQTAYFAAVRSTGLAVATVVTLGAGPVLIALGARLALGERLGRSGVVAVTGALAGLVVLTLGGAEASVRPLGVLLGLLSAAGCCVMTLITRAARAESSGTSVGVFTVAGLCLLPLAQAEGLVPHTAQPALLLVLLVYLATVPTALAYALYFAAAAVVRSTTVSVIMLLEPVSAAVLAVVLFGERLTPTTMVGTLLMLGAVAGLAVTEARVPA, from the coding sequence GTGTCGCATGCTTCTTCAGGCCTGCCCGTCGGGCGAGGCCTCATCTACCTGATCGTCGCCGGTACCACCTGGGGCACCGCGGGAGCGGTCGCCTCGCTGACCTACCGGACCAGTGACCTGGGCCCGGTGTCCCTGTCCTTCTGGCGCTGCGCGGCCGGACTGGCGGTGCTGCTCGCCGTCCGTCTCGTAAGGCCACGCGCGCGTACGGCCGTCTCGGAACCGCTCGGCCGCAGGGCCCTGCGGGTCGGCGCGTCGGGCGTGGGTCTCGCGGTGTTCCAGACCGCCTACTTCGCGGCCGTACGGTCCACCGGGCTCGCCGTGGCCACCGTCGTCACCCTCGGCGCCGGCCCCGTGCTCATCGCGCTCGGGGCACGCCTCGCCCTGGGGGAGCGGCTCGGGCGCAGCGGAGTCGTCGCCGTCACCGGAGCCCTCGCCGGACTCGTGGTGCTGACGCTGGGCGGCGCGGAGGCTTCCGTGCGTCCCCTGGGCGTGCTGCTCGGGCTGCTCTCGGCGGCCGGCTGCTGTGTGATGACCCTGATCACGCGCGCGGCCCGGGCGGAGTCCTCCGGAACGTCCGTGGGAGTGTTCACGGTCGCCGGCCTCTGCCTGCTGCCCCTCGCGCAGGCTGAGGGCCTGGTCCCGCACACGGCCCAACCAGCCCTGCTGCTGGTCCTGCTGGTCTACTTGGCGACCGTCCCCACGGCTCTCGCCTACGCCCTCTACTTCGCGGCCGCCGCGGTCGTCCGCTCCACCACCGTCTCCGTGATCATGCTGCTCGAACCGGTGAGCGCGGCCGTGCTGGCCGTCGTGCTCTTCGGCGAGCGCCTGACTCCGACAACCATGGTCGGCACCTTGCTGATGCTGGGCGCGGTCGCGGGGCTCGCGGTGACGGAGGCGCGTGTGCCCGCCTGA